One segment of Arthrobacter sp. MMS18-M83 DNA contains the following:
- a CDS encoding DoxX family protein, producing the protein MLILRVAVGGTFIAHGYNHAFGPGGLAGTARWFDSMGMKFAAVQAFLSAAVEITAGLGLVLGLLTPLMAAALISVCAVATVTAHRRNGFFVFKDGYEYVLLLALTCTAVAVAGPGLLSVDHVMGIDAMSSGWVGAGIAAVLGVGGAAVLLAVSWRPAPASAQTK; encoded by the coding sequence ATGCTGATCCTGCGTGTGGCCGTCGGGGGGACCTTCATTGCCCACGGCTACAATCACGCCTTCGGCCCTGGTGGGCTGGCTGGCACGGCCCGCTGGTTTGACAGCATGGGCATGAAATTCGCCGCGGTGCAGGCGTTCCTGTCCGCGGCCGTTGAGATTACCGCCGGGCTGGGACTGGTCCTGGGTCTGCTCACGCCGCTGATGGCGGCTGCTCTGATCAGCGTCTGTGCTGTGGCCACGGTAACGGCCCACCGCAGGAACGGGTTCTTTGTTTTCAAGGACGGGTATGAATACGTTCTTCTCCTTGCGTTGACCTGCACGGCCGTCGCGGTGGCCGGTCCCGGATTGCTGTCGGTTGACCATGTGATGGGCATCGATGCCATGTCCTCCGGCTGGGTCGGCGCGGGCATAGCGGCCGTCCTGGGTGTGGGCGGCGCGGCCGTGCTGCTGGCCGTGAGCTGGCGCCCGGCTCCCGCTTCGGCACAAACGAAATGA
- the folE gene encoding GTP cyclohydrolase I FolE: protein MTIIEVETPLYASSAVPVGALGMDRTAATAAVADLIRALGRDPESAHQAETPRRVADAFIELLTPRPMVLTTFPNDEDYDELVLVRNIPFRSLCEHHLLPFSGVGHIAYLPGERIVGLSKLARILEHFASDFQVQERLTKQVADLLQERLAPRGVGVVLEAEHMCMTLRGVRSSGSSTVTSAFYGTLREDARTRAEFMSLAGVRN, encoded by the coding sequence ATGACCATCATCGAAGTCGAAACACCGTTGTACGCATCTTCAGCTGTTCCGGTCGGCGCGCTAGGCATGGACCGGACTGCCGCCACGGCGGCTGTCGCAGACTTGATCAGGGCGCTTGGGCGTGATCCGGAAAGCGCGCACCAGGCTGAGACGCCGCGGCGCGTGGCGGATGCCTTCATTGAGCTCCTGACCCCCAGGCCCATGGTGCTGACCACCTTTCCCAACGACGAGGACTACGATGAGCTGGTACTGGTCCGTAACATCCCGTTCCGGTCACTGTGCGAGCATCATCTCCTACCCTTTTCCGGCGTCGGGCATATCGCCTATCTGCCCGGTGAGCGGATTGTCGGTCTGTCAAAGCTTGCGAGGATCCTGGAGCATTTTGCCAGTGACTTCCAGGTCCAAGAACGCCTCACTAAGCAGGTCGCCGATCTACTGCAGGAACGGCTGGCACCCCGCGGTGTCGGCGTTGTGCTGGAGGCCGAGCATATGTGCATGACACTGCGGGGTGTCCGCTCCAGCGGTTCAAGCACCGTAACCAGCGCCTTCTACGGAACCCTTCGGGAAGACGCCCGCACCCGGGCCGAATTCATGTCACTCGCCGGCGTCCGGAACTGA
- the folP gene encoding dihydropteroate synthase, producing MAIVNRTPDSFFDRGATYAFEAALERVHEVVAAGAEIIDIGGVKAAPGDEVDVAEELRRTVGFVAAVRQAHPDVVISVDTWRHEVGRAVCEAGADLLNDAWGGYDERLAEVAAEYGAALVCAHAGGVSPRTRPHRVAYGDVMADVLQRTVALAERGVALGVDPCSILIDPAHDFAKNTRQSLEVTQRLGEMTATGWPVLVSLSNKDFVGETLNLPVGERLTGTLAATAICAWLGASVFRVHQVAPTRQVLDMVGAIRGTREPALTLRGLA from the coding sequence ATGGCTATCGTCAACCGCACCCCTGATTCCTTTTTCGACAGGGGGGCCACCTATGCCTTTGAGGCTGCACTGGAGCGCGTGCACGAGGTGGTGGCGGCCGGGGCGGAAATCATAGACATTGGCGGCGTCAAAGCGGCTCCCGGAGACGAGGTGGACGTGGCTGAGGAACTGCGGCGCACGGTCGGATTTGTCGCGGCCGTGCGCCAGGCCCACCCCGACGTCGTCATTAGCGTGGATACCTGGCGCCATGAGGTGGGCCGTGCGGTTTGCGAAGCTGGGGCGGATCTGCTCAATGACGCGTGGGGCGGGTATGACGAACGGCTCGCCGAGGTCGCCGCAGAGTACGGTGCGGCGTTGGTCTGCGCCCACGCGGGCGGCGTCAGCCCGCGGACTCGGCCCCACCGCGTCGCCTATGGCGACGTCATGGCGGACGTGCTCCAGCGCACCGTGGCGCTGGCGGAGCGGGGTGTTGCTTTGGGCGTTGACCCGTGCAGCATCTTGATCGACCCTGCACACGACTTTGCGAAGAACACCCGGCAGAGCCTGGAAGTGACGCAGCGCCTCGGGGAGATGACGGCGACGGGTTGGCCGGTGCTGGTCTCCCTGTCCAATAAAGACTTCGTGGGGGAAACACTGAATCTGCCGGTGGGAGAGCGGTTGACCGGAACCCTTGCCGCCACAGCCATCTGCGCCTGGCTCGGTGCCAGTGTCTTCCGGGTTCACCAGGTCGCTCCGACGCGCCAGGTCCTGGATATGGTTGGTGCAATACGAGGGACCCGGGAGCCTGCCCTCACACTGCGGGGCCTGGCATGA
- a CDS encoding glucosyl-3-phosphoglycerate synthase — MDHMTPKASAWFSRRTSRSSDWPLPALMAAKAAGNHRISVVIPAHNEERTIADVVLTLRRELMERVPLIDELVVIDSDSTDETSTIAASAGAEVYAASGILSDVAPLRGKGEALWKSLFVTSGDIIVFMDADLTLWGPHFVTGLLGPLLDGTDIRLVKGFYDRVSASFGQPAGTDGGRVTELVARPLLNLWWPDLAGLVQPLAGEWAVRRSLMESIRVPVGYGVELATVLDAYAISGLDAIAQVDLGSRAHEHQSNHDLALMAAELLAVGDRRRPDRAWTDPTGQLLQYTRSADGQDVLPAARPIPLAERPAAASMPAYGKSAALS, encoded by the coding sequence ATGGACCATATGACCCCCAAGGCCTCCGCATGGTTCAGCCGGCGGACTTCGCGCAGCAGCGATTGGCCGCTACCGGCCCTGATGGCTGCAAAGGCAGCGGGGAACCACAGGATCAGCGTCGTGATCCCCGCCCACAACGAGGAACGAACGATTGCGGACGTAGTCCTGACTTTGCGGCGGGAGCTCATGGAGCGGGTGCCGCTGATTGATGAGCTGGTTGTCATCGATTCAGACTCCACCGACGAAACATCCACCATTGCGGCCAGCGCCGGCGCCGAGGTCTATGCGGCGAGCGGCATCCTGTCGGACGTGGCGCCCCTCCGGGGCAAGGGCGAGGCGCTGTGGAAGTCGCTCTTTGTAACTTCGGGAGACATCATCGTCTTCATGGACGCGGATCTGACGCTGTGGGGACCTCATTTCGTCACCGGGCTGCTGGGGCCTCTTCTAGATGGGACGGATATCCGGCTGGTCAAGGGCTTCTACGACCGCGTCTCAGCCTCATTCGGGCAGCCGGCGGGGACCGACGGCGGCCGAGTCACGGAGCTGGTGGCGCGCCCGTTACTTAACCTCTGGTGGCCGGATCTGGCCGGACTGGTTCAACCCCTCGCCGGTGAATGGGCGGTGCGGCGCAGCCTGATGGAATCAATCCGGGTCCCAGTGGGCTACGGTGTGGAACTCGCTACTGTCCTTGACGCCTATGCGATTTCCGGTCTGGATGCCATAGCGCAGGTTGATTTGGGGTCCAGGGCGCATGAGCACCAGAGCAACCATGATCTGGCCCTGATGGCGGCGGAACTGCTCGCCGTCGGCGATCGACGCCGGCCGGACCGCGCCTGGACGGATCCGACTGGCCAGCTGCTCCAGTACACACGGTCTGCCGACGGGCAGGATGTCCTTCCTGCCGCGCGGCCGATTCCGCTGGCCGAGCGTCCCGCCGCAGCCAGTATGCCTGCCTACGGCAAGTCGGCGGCGCTCAGTTGA
- a CDS encoding amidohydrolase family protein, protein MPLQDHMQIISVDDHLIEHPKVFTDRLPKKFIDQGPQIIENEQGHHVWKMEGEIYPYIGLNAVAGKTPEEFGMEPLRYEDMIPGCYDPIARVKDMDTDGVQAACCFPSFPGFGGGVFHRGKDKALMLECVKAWNDFSIDEWCGSAPERYVPLSILPTWDVDLCVAEARRTAEKGARTISFPDSPIPLGLPSFASDKWGPLWDVFEEYDIPVSLHFGSGSFVPGFPYSASALSPVPFTPDGPYAVAIASFATNLMWSATEWLFSGQLQKHPNLKIMLSEGGIGWIPYIAERADYTWERHRYYQDIDRTTRPSDLLKKHFWGCYIDDNFGIENRHKIGVDRICLEVDYPHSDSNWPNSRKIVADSLVNVPDDEAHRIVELNAREVFNFPR, encoded by the coding sequence ATGCCGCTTCAGGACCATATGCAGATCATCTCCGTCGATGACCACCTGATTGAACACCCGAAGGTCTTCACGGACCGCCTGCCCAAAAAGTTCATCGACCAGGGCCCCCAAATCATTGAGAACGAACAGGGGCACCATGTCTGGAAGATGGAAGGGGAAATCTACCCCTACATCGGCCTGAACGCGGTTGCCGGCAAGACTCCGGAGGAATTCGGGATGGAGCCGCTGCGCTACGAGGACATGATCCCCGGCTGCTACGACCCCATCGCCCGCGTCAAGGACATGGACACCGACGGCGTGCAGGCTGCTTGCTGCTTCCCGTCCTTCCCAGGGTTTGGCGGAGGTGTCTTCCACCGCGGCAAGGACAAGGCACTGATGCTCGAATGCGTCAAGGCGTGGAATGACTTCAGCATCGATGAATGGTGTGGCTCTGCGCCTGAGCGCTATGTGCCGCTGTCTATCCTCCCGACCTGGGACGTCGATCTGTGCGTTGCTGAAGCGCGCCGGACCGCCGAGAAGGGCGCCCGCACCATCTCCTTCCCGGACAGCCCGATCCCGCTAGGCCTACCGTCCTTCGCGAGCGACAAATGGGGACCCCTGTGGGACGTCTTCGAAGAGTATGACATCCCAGTCAGCCTACATTTCGGTTCAGGCAGCTTCGTCCCAGGCTTCCCGTACTCCGCCTCCGCGCTCTCCCCGGTCCCGTTCACCCCCGATGGTCCGTACGCCGTGGCCATCGCTTCCTTCGCCACTAACCTGATGTGGTCCGCCACGGAATGGCTCTTCTCCGGTCAGCTCCAGAAGCACCCCAACCTGAAGATCATGCTCTCTGAAGGCGGCATCGGCTGGATCCCCTACATCGCCGAGCGCGCGGACTACACCTGGGAACGCCACCGCTACTACCAGGACATCGACCGCACGACCCGCCCGTCGGATCTGCTCAAGAAGCACTTCTGGGGCTGCTACATCGATGACAACTTCGGCATCGAAAACCGCCACAAGATCGGCGTGGACCGGATCTGCCTGGAGGTCGACTACCCGCACTCCGACTCCAACTGGCCGAACAGCCGCAAGATCGTGGCCGACAGCCTGGTCAACGTTCCCGACGATGAGGCACACCGCATCGTGGAACTGAACGCCCGCGAAGTGTTCAACTTCCCGCGCTGA
- a CDS encoding MFS transporter: MSLKVGKDKAGAIGAGFGIMTIVGGLAFSELASAYLQSTYGPLLNLLGVRLGADAAQLNWISAAYLLSSVVCVPVLAKLGDLYGHKRMVIITLAIVITGTVTAAFATTFPLFLSAMLVQGAVSALLPLEMAIVRERAGDQASKGIGLLIGFLGGGAVVGILLTGFLGTFLDLTLVMLVPAALLVLSLLIIILTVPETEIRSEGRIDWKGASLLGIGLALVLYAIGNGKTLGWLSPAVLGMIVVGLALLFLFVRVEKTMRHPLIDIKLVTRGGVGFYLILMLLFGIQQLGSGPVNSLYVASRPSKVGYGFGLDSMGVSLTLVPYALMLMIGAVVGHALVRRMGQMPTLIWANVLVIAKYAMLIVFSNNLAIFTAAQFVGGLGVGIFMAVLPAIILSLAPKDASGIAGAMYNTTRTLAGALGGTVFAAIMSAMIMPIKVPSLDAFLVIWAVCGGLSVVIMAFLPFSRHLGRVQTTLSDETLQDPDLGLVSQD; the protein is encoded by the coding sequence ATGAGTCTTAAAGTTGGTAAAGACAAAGCTGGAGCAATCGGGGCCGGCTTCGGCATCATGACCATTGTGGGTGGGCTGGCCTTCTCGGAATTGGCCAGCGCCTACCTGCAGTCGACGTACGGTCCGCTGCTGAACCTGCTCGGGGTTCGTCTCGGTGCCGACGCCGCGCAACTGAACTGGATTAGCGCCGCATATTTGCTCTCCTCCGTCGTCTGTGTCCCGGTCCTGGCGAAACTCGGTGATCTTTATGGGCACAAACGGATGGTGATCATCACGCTAGCGATCGTGATCACCGGCACGGTAACCGCTGCCTTTGCCACGACATTCCCCCTTTTCCTATCCGCCATGCTCGTGCAAGGCGCGGTCAGCGCGCTGCTTCCCCTTGAAATGGCAATCGTCCGCGAGCGAGCCGGGGACCAAGCAAGCAAGGGAATCGGCCTCCTGATAGGGTTTCTGGGCGGCGGAGCCGTCGTGGGCATCCTCCTCACCGGGTTCTTGGGGACCTTCTTGGATCTCACCTTGGTCATGCTCGTCCCGGCCGCACTCTTGGTTCTCTCGCTGCTGATCATCATCCTGACAGTGCCGGAGACTGAGATCCGCAGCGAAGGCCGAATCGACTGGAAAGGCGCATCCCTGCTCGGTATTGGTCTGGCACTCGTGCTATACGCCATCGGCAACGGCAAGACGTTGGGCTGGCTCTCACCGGCGGTCCTGGGAATGATCGTTGTAGGGCTGGCTTTGCTGTTCCTCTTCGTGCGGGTCGAAAAAACGATGCGTCACCCGCTGATCGATATCAAACTCGTGACCCGTGGTGGGGTGGGCTTTTACCTGATCCTGATGCTCCTGTTCGGGATTCAGCAGTTGGGCTCCGGACCGGTCAATTCCCTCTACGTCGCTTCCAGGCCGAGCAAGGTCGGATACGGCTTCGGTCTTGACTCCATGGGCGTTTCCCTGACGCTCGTGCCCTACGCACTTATGTTGATGATCGGAGCCGTGGTCGGCCATGCCCTCGTGCGCCGCATGGGACAGATGCCGACCCTGATCTGGGCCAATGTCCTGGTCATAGCCAAGTACGCCATGCTCATAGTTTTCTCAAACAATCTGGCGATCTTCACGGCTGCCCAGTTCGTCGGCGGCTTGGGTGTGGGCATCTTTATGGCGGTGCTTCCTGCCATCATCCTCAGCCTTGCGCCGAAGGATGCCTCGGGCATAGCCGGCGCAATGTACAACACAACCAGAACGCTCGCCGGCGCCCTCGGCGGAACAGTATTCGCCGCCATAATGTCAGCGATGATCATGCCCATCAAGGTTCCCAGCTTGGATGCATTCCTCGTCATCTGGGCCGTCTGCGGCGGTCTGAGCGTCGTGATCATGGCGTTCCTGCCCTTCAGCAGGCACCTTGGACGAGTCCAGACGACGCTGTCCGATGAGACCCTTCAGGACCCGGATCTGGGACTCGTTTCACAGGATTAG
- a CDS encoding MDR family oxidoreductase: MNEFSAVVIDEIDGKAVSVFRQFTLADLPDDDVLVEVAYSSLNYKDGLALSGNLNRVVRRVPMVGGIDLAGTVVESDSPLWRPGDQVLLNGFGLSEVHWGGYSRFQRVKSEWLLRVPAEFTPLQAMAIGTAGYTAALCVDALEQWGHIRPGQGRVLVTGAAGGVGSVAVALLAQSGYQVTASTGRPVTHEYLKQLGTAEIIDRADLLKPAGPLHRETWSGVVDSVGSTTLANALAQTEYGGAVAACGLASGTDLPATVLPHILRGVALLGIDSVMAPMGKRRSAWSRLARDLDVKSLESITTVEPMSRLPQLAEDILAGSVRGRVVIDVSR, translated from the coding sequence ATGAATGAGTTTAGCGCCGTAGTGATCGATGAAATTGACGGCAAGGCGGTGTCGGTCTTCCGCCAATTCACCCTGGCGGACCTCCCCGATGATGACGTGCTGGTTGAGGTCGCTTATTCCTCGCTCAATTACAAGGACGGCTTGGCCCTTTCAGGGAACCTGAACAGGGTGGTCAGACGAGTTCCGATGGTCGGTGGAATAGATCTGGCCGGCACGGTTGTAGAGTCGGACTCGCCCCTCTGGCGCCCTGGAGACCAGGTTCTATTGAACGGCTTCGGACTTTCGGAAGTGCACTGGGGCGGTTACTCCCGCTTCCAGCGTGTGAAGTCCGAGTGGCTGCTTCGAGTGCCCGCGGAATTCACGCCCCTTCAAGCAATGGCGATCGGCACGGCAGGCTATACCGCCGCGCTGTGCGTTGATGCGCTCGAACAGTGGGGACACATCCGGCCAGGCCAGGGGAGGGTTCTTGTCACTGGCGCAGCAGGAGGGGTCGGCTCGGTAGCTGTTGCCCTCCTTGCACAATCCGGATACCAGGTCACTGCGTCCACGGGGCGTCCTGTTACCCACGAATACCTGAAGCAGCTCGGGACGGCGGAGATCATTGACAGGGCGGACCTGCTGAAGCCAGCGGGGCCGCTCCACCGGGAGACCTGGAGCGGAGTGGTCGATTCAGTCGGTAGCACCACCCTGGCCAACGCTTTGGCCCAGACGGAATACGGTGGCGCCGTTGCCGCCTGCGGTCTGGCATCCGGCACAGACCTTCCGGCAACCGTACTGCCGCATATTCTTCGCGGCGTAGCGTTGCTCGGCATCGATTCTGTTATGGCTCCGATGGGGAAACGCCGCTCGGCGTGGAGCCGCCTGGCCCGCGACCTGGACGTGAAATCCTTGGAATCTATCACCACTGTCGAACCGATGTCCCGATTGCCGCAGCTTGCCGAAGATATTCTGGCGGGAAGTGTCCGGGGGCGAGTGGTTATCGACGTGTCTCGGTAG
- a CDS encoding NAD-dependent succinate-semialdehyde dehydrogenase: MTREDDRTLFINGEWTSAANGSLFDVLDPSTESVIGRASDGDAADARAAVAAASAAFEGWANQTAYQRAAALERAHRIMLRRADELAALMTLEQGKPLRAAKNEVLYGADFLSWFAEEAKRVYGTTIPSARANQRLTVLRHPVGVVAAITPWNYPISMIARKVAPAVAAGCTVVLKPAEQTPLCAIAMFEIFEEAGFPPGVVNLITTADAEAVGGVLLESRDVRKLTFTGSTAVGKGLASRAASTMKRVSLELGGHAPFLVFEDADIDHAAKGAVLAKFLNTGQACICPNRIYVHRSGYERFLEAFTQRASRLTVGAGHQDGVSIGPLIDSAATKKMERHVADARGKGARLLTGGSRVSVDGLTGTNFFAPTVLADVTPDMEIYTEETFGPVAAVIPFDNEDEAIRMANSTEYGLASYVYTTDLARATRVSERLRFGIVGINDINPTSAAAPFGGVKNSGIGREGGAQGIDEYLDVKLVGMTV; this comes from the coding sequence GTGACCCGAGAAGATGATCGGACGTTATTCATCAACGGAGAATGGACGTCGGCAGCGAACGGCTCTTTGTTCGATGTGTTGGATCCGAGCACGGAATCCGTTATCGGGAGGGCGTCCGACGGCGATGCGGCCGACGCCCGAGCCGCTGTGGCCGCCGCCTCTGCGGCCTTCGAAGGCTGGGCAAACCAGACGGCGTACCAGCGGGCCGCAGCCTTGGAACGGGCCCACCGGATCATGCTCCGCCGTGCGGATGAGCTCGCAGCGTTGATGACGCTGGAACAGGGTAAACCGCTGAGAGCGGCGAAGAACGAAGTCCTTTACGGGGCCGACTTCCTCAGCTGGTTCGCTGAAGAGGCCAAGAGGGTCTACGGCACCACGATTCCTTCGGCGCGCGCCAATCAGCGACTGACCGTGCTGCGTCACCCGGTCGGCGTTGTCGCTGCCATCACGCCGTGGAACTACCCGATTTCCATGATTGCCCGGAAGGTCGCCCCGGCTGTTGCGGCTGGCTGCACCGTTGTGCTCAAACCGGCCGAGCAGACACCCCTGTGCGCCATTGCCATGTTCGAGATCTTCGAAGAAGCCGGGTTTCCTCCTGGAGTGGTAAACCTCATCACCACGGCAGACGCCGAAGCGGTTGGAGGTGTTCTGTTGGAGTCCCGCGACGTCCGCAAGCTGACGTTTACCGGTTCTACGGCCGTGGGCAAGGGACTCGCATCCCGCGCCGCGTCGACCATGAAGCGAGTTTCCCTGGAGCTGGGCGGACATGCGCCTTTCCTCGTGTTCGAAGACGCGGACATAGACCACGCGGCCAAGGGTGCGGTCCTGGCGAAGTTCCTCAACACGGGACAGGCATGCATCTGCCCAAACCGTATTTACGTCCACAGATCCGGCTACGAGCGCTTCCTCGAGGCGTTCACACAACGGGCCAGTCGGCTCACCGTGGGTGCCGGCCACCAGGACGGGGTCAGTATCGGTCCGCTCATTGATTCCGCCGCCACCAAGAAGATGGAACGACATGTCGCCGATGCCCGGGGCAAGGGTGCTCGACTGCTGACCGGCGGCAGCAGGGTGAGCGTCGACGGCCTGACCGGAACAAACTTCTTTGCTCCAACCGTGCTCGCCGACGTCACCCCGGACATGGAGATCTACACCGAGGAGACGTTCGGTCCCGTAGCCGCGGTCATCCCCTTCGACAACGAGGACGAGGCTATCCGGATGGCAAATAGTACCGAATACGGCCTGGCATCCTACGTGTACACCACGGATCTGGCCCGGGCCACGAGGGTATCGGAAAGACTGCGGTTCGGTATCGTCGGCATAAATGACATCAACCCAACCTCCGCGGCAGCACCGTTCGGTGGGGTGAAAAACAGCGGCATCGGCCGGGAGGGTGGGGCCCAGGGAATCGACGAGTACCTGGACGTGAAGCTTGTTGGCATGACGGTGTGA
- a CDS encoding 3-hydroxyacyl-CoA dehydrogenase family protein: protein MQIKRVAVVGCGTMGGGIVQTAAQNGFQTVGVETSEQAAEAARARIAAGLNRSFTRGKITEAQRDSALANFTVSSDLSDITDADLVIEAVFEDVELKKEILGRIDKLVAPEAFIASNTSTIPLVILAAATTRPEQVVGAHFFNPVPSMKLVEVIKTPVTLPENVQTFVDFAKALGKSPVVVNDVPGFIGNLLIVPYLTDAIRAFERGVADMESIDEVIKLGFNHPMGPFALSDLIGLDIVHDMAASMYEEYKDPRYFPPTLLKQYVRLGWLGRKTGRGFYTYDENGARS, encoded by the coding sequence ATGCAGATCAAGCGAGTGGCAGTTGTAGGGTGTGGCACCATGGGTGGCGGTATTGTTCAGACCGCGGCCCAGAACGGCTTCCAGACCGTGGGGGTTGAAACGTCCGAGCAGGCTGCGGAAGCCGCCCGCGCCCGAATCGCAGCGGGTTTGAACCGTTCCTTCACCCGGGGAAAGATCACCGAAGCCCAGCGGGACTCGGCCTTGGCCAACTTCACCGTCAGCTCGGACCTCTCCGACATCACTGACGCGGACCTGGTCATCGAGGCCGTCTTCGAGGACGTGGAACTGAAGAAGGAGATCCTCGGCCGGATCGACAAGCTCGTCGCCCCCGAAGCCTTCATCGCCTCCAATACCTCTACGATTCCGTTGGTCATCCTGGCCGCGGCGACGACCCGGCCGGAGCAGGTAGTCGGAGCGCATTTCTTCAATCCCGTGCCGTCCATGAAGCTGGTTGAGGTCATCAAGACGCCGGTGACCCTGCCCGAGAATGTCCAAACCTTTGTCGACTTCGCCAAGGCGCTGGGCAAGAGCCCCGTCGTCGTCAATGATGTCCCGGGGTTCATCGGCAATCTGCTGATTGTCCCCTACCTCACTGATGCGATCCGCGCCTTTGAACGCGGCGTCGCCGATATGGAATCGATCGACGAAGTGATCAAGCTGGGCTTCAACCACCCCATGGGCCCCTTCGCACTAAGCGATTTGATTGGCCTGGATATCGTTCACGATATGGCCGCATCCATGTACGAGGAGTACAAGGACCCGCGCTACTTTCCACCGACCCTGCTGAAGCAGTATGTGCGCCTGGGCTGGCTGGGACGCAAGACCGGGCGCGGCTTCTACACGTATGACGAAAACGGCGCGCGGTCGTGA
- a CDS encoding carboxyl transferase domain-containing protein, with protein MTQVSERLAEAAVSLSFAEEWDTDLRSNNPLSFVGYEPPRAEEESVRAGLVEGELGSYVLISCDFSKSGGTMGAVAGERIVRAYRRATERGLPVAQLVGSGGARLQEGMVSLVQMARTSSAVSAHRAAGLMSASALRSPTTGGVYASWASQSDVRTASPAAVIGFGGPRVVEQVTGSLPPKTSHTAESAYRHGLIDAITPLTDQRTWLEQALGVTAAPPLQVTAAAPTGSTAQHTDAWQLLQEVRSPFRPSGLDWAAWLTDSWVELRGSDPRIRAGLATMDGQRLVVIAMNRARSEGEHALAGPAAFRLAQRAIELARRLGLPLLTIIDTPGADPSAPSEADGLAREISGTIGAMAALPTVSVALCVGEGGSGGAMALAHADSFLMLNGSVFSVIGPESGAAVLYRDNTRAAQLARDLKISAADLFSMGAIDAALPESIPAVRAAVLNAITTTPAGKRNVRVDVLTARALAI; from the coding sequence GTGACGCAGGTTAGTGAACGGCTCGCCGAAGCTGCCGTGTCCCTCTCCTTCGCCGAAGAGTGGGATACGGACCTGCGGTCCAACAATCCGCTTTCGTTTGTGGGGTACGAACCACCGCGTGCAGAAGAGGAATCCGTCCGGGCAGGCCTTGTGGAGGGTGAGCTGGGTTCCTACGTTCTGATTTCCTGCGATTTCAGCAAATCTGGCGGCACCATGGGTGCCGTCGCCGGCGAGCGGATCGTCCGCGCCTACCGCCGGGCCACGGAACGCGGACTTCCCGTTGCCCAGCTGGTCGGCAGTGGCGGTGCGCGCCTGCAGGAGGGCATGGTCTCCCTGGTGCAGATGGCCCGCACTTCTTCGGCCGTTTCTGCTCACCGTGCGGCCGGACTCATGAGCGCCAGTGCCCTCCGCTCCCCTACCACCGGCGGTGTCTACGCTTCGTGGGCCTCCCAATCCGATGTCCGCACCGCGTCTCCTGCGGCCGTAATCGGATTCGGCGGACCCCGCGTGGTGGAACAGGTAACGGGCTCGCTGCCGCCCAAGACTTCGCATACGGCGGAATCGGCTTACCGCCACGGGCTCATCGACGCAATTACCCCCCTCACCGACCAGCGCACGTGGTTGGAGCAGGCGCTGGGGGTGACCGCGGCGCCGCCGCTTCAGGTCACCGCGGCGGCTCCCACGGGCTCCACGGCTCAACACACCGACGCCTGGCAGCTGCTGCAGGAAGTCCGCTCCCCTTTCCGTCCGTCCGGACTGGACTGGGCCGCCTGGCTGACGGATTCATGGGTTGAGCTGCGGGGCAGCGATCCGCGTATCCGTGCCGGGCTAGCCACCATGGACGGTCAGCGGCTGGTTGTCATCGCCATGAACCGGGCACGGTCGGAAGGGGAACACGCCCTCGCCGGGCCAGCGGCCTTCCGGTTGGCCCAGCGCGCGATCGAGCTTGCACGACGGCTGGGGTTGCCTCTGTTGACCATCATCGACACCCCGGGCGCGGACCCGTCCGCCCCCTCCGAGGCGGACGGTCTGGCGCGCGAGATTTCGGGGACCATCGGTGCGATGGCTGCGCTGCCAACCGTCAGCGTCGCGCTTTGTGTCGGCGAAGGCGGAAGCGGCGGTGCGATGGCGCTCGCCCACGCAGACAGTTTCCTGATGCTGAACGGCTCGGTCTTCTCCGTGATTGGACCGGAGTCGGGCGCCGCCGTGCTCTACCGGGACAACACCCGGGCGGCCCAGTTGGCCCGCGATCTGAAGATTTCTGCCGCGGACCTGTTCAGCATGGGGGCTATCGACGCCGCCCTGCCGGAGTCGATTCCGGCGGTTCGGGCCGCCGTGCTCAACGCGATCACAACAACACCGGCGGGCAAACGAAATGTCCGTGTCGACGTGCTTACCGCGCGCGCGCTGGCTATCTAG